One genomic segment of Desulfovibrio sp. UCD-KL4C includes these proteins:
- a CDS encoding GNAT family N-acetyltransferase — protein sequence MEICLRFNLKNIDWKSVCDIFKKAPLGTRDPAKLMIASENSAVVCFAYDSERLIGFGRALSDGVTCAAIYDLCLLPEYQNKGVGRLIMNGLMEKLQNQNVILYAVPGKEGFYEKLGFKTMLTAMGSFIDMEKMKQMNYITKD from the coding sequence TTGATTGGAAAAGTGTATGTGATATATTCAAGAAAGCACCTTTAGGAACACGGGATCCAGCCAAGTTAATGATTGCATCTGAAAACAGTGCTGTTGTCTGCTTTGCATATGACTCAGAACGCTTAATCGGCTTTGGACGTGCTCTTTCAGACGGGGTTACGTGTGCTGCAATTTACGATCTGTGTTTATTACCTGAATATCAAAATAAAGGAGTCGGCAGGCTGATCATGAATGGTCTTATGGAGAAACTGCAAAATCAAAATGTCATTCTGTACGCTGTGCCCGGTAAAGAGGGTTTTTATGAAAAACTCGGGTTCAAAACAATGTTGACCGCAATGGGGTCTTTTATTGATATGGAAAAGATGAAGCAGATGAATTATATTACTAAAGATTAA